From the Conger conger chromosome 13, fConCon1.1, whole genome shotgun sequence genome, the window TTATTGGGGAAAGGAGGGGATATTGTTaaccaaagcacacaaataaggACCTGTATGAGAGTGAAAGCAAGCACACTCAGTCTCTGCTGGGGAGGCCCAAACCACTTCATGACATTATTGCCTGGAATAGTAGCCTGGAAGGCCATTAACACCACTATTGTTTTCCCCAGAACACAagagatgcagaggacaaaaGTGATGCCAAACGCAGTGTGGCGCAGCATACAAGACCACTCAGAGGGCCGGCCGATGAAGGTAATAGAGCAAAGGAAACACAGTTCCAATGAaaagagcagcaggaagctcagctctgagttGTTGGCTTTCACAATGGGAGTGTCCTTTTTTATGAAGAACAACGCAGCCACAAATGCAGTAAAACACACTCCAAAAATAGAACAGATTACAAGCACTATTCCCATAATTTCTTGAAAGGACAGAAATTCGACAGCCTTTAAAACACATTGGTCTCTTTTAGCATTAGACCAGTATTCGTCCAGACATTGACTGCAGTCATTAGAATCTGTAAGAAAACAATACCATTATTAGAACCCTCTTACATCTATGCCTGTACAACAGTCAGatgcaaaacaatacaaaatgcaCAGCTTAGAAATGTTCTCGTTAGACTGGTTAAAGTTGAATTACCTGTCGTATTGCTAATTTCTCCCtcagcacagggcacacagtcaTAGCAGCAGACTGGCCTTCCTCTCTGCACAGCCTTCCGAGTGCCTGGGGGacagctctcactgcacactgaccttgGTTTCTATGCAACATCTTTCAACTCTTAACTCAAAGCAGCCATGGACAATGTGATGTGtaaatacttttaaataattatttgatattTTCACACGGAAGTATGATAACTGAGAACTTTCCACAGTACAATCTTTTGTCATTGatgtgtgattttatttttctctgttgtAGTGTCATTTATCTATACTGCTTGCACTTTACAGATAGATAAATgaattgtgaaaaatgtattctgaaGTTTCTTCTGTTTTGTGAGTTGAATTCTCAGTTAAATGCTTTTTCTAAATCGCAAAAAGATTAATATAGGCATCTCTTCTGTTATCAGACCACATGTTTCATGTAGGGCATAAACACTTACCTCTTCCTGCCCACCTGCCCAAACCATACTAACAGGGCTCATCACAAACTGCTGACCAGGTGGTAAAGAAGCATCGTAGTAGCCAACCGCTCTGAACTCTACTGCACCATCAGGAGCCAGCTGCCAGTTCACCACCTCATATCTGGCTATTGGGTCTCCATTACTATCAAAAGAGACTTTCTCTCCAGTTCCCAAAGTGAAATTGACTTTTTTCAGAGCCTTAAGAACCTGTAGAAAAGCAAATTTCAGCCAAGAGACATTCTTGTTTGATTTTGTTCATGATGAAGGTTCTATTTCTATTCCACCATCAAGGATGTTGCATAGCCCTGGATTCTTTCTGTCCCATACATGCGCAGGTTCAGATCCCAAGTGATTTCCTGCAATAGCCACCACTGTTGAGCTTCTCCTACCATGATGAGGAGGTGCTGTCCACAGCAGCAACAGATTGAGGATGAAATTCACATCAAATACAGCATTCCAGGCGATGGCCGCCACATAAGTGATGGCAGGCATTTGGCTGCTATGCAGAATGCAGGTAGCTATGGGCCGGGCAAGTGCCCCCTATTTATCTGAATATTGCCTCCCTCATATATACCCCTGTTGAAGCATTGAGACTGTGCAAAACATTAGAATGAGAACACAATGCTAGTGTTAATGATAGTTCTGTTTCATGTTCTCAGTATTTACCAGCCCCACTAGCCCCACAGCAGGACACATTTGTAACTGTAAGATGTAGACATAGAGGATTCATGATTCCCTCGCATCCCACTCAAACTATGGAATTCATTCGCCCCATTTGTGGATAAACCAATTGAGGAAAGAAGATCAGAGACAGCTGAAAGTCCGAGACGTCAGAGTCTCTAATAAACCAGCGACCATAGTAACTGCATTCCTGGTGCTTGAGCTACCGATATCAAGGCCAATTTGAAAATTTCCCCATATTATCATTCACACCGGTACTAATGACATTCGATTGAGGCAATTGGTGGTCACGAAAAGTCATTATGCTTgttaataaagaaaatgttgTGGCAAGTAACATGGTTTGGTCCTCACCCAAGACAGTATAGTGATGGAATCTATAGAAGATTATTGTGCCTGAATTGCTGGTTATCTGACTGGTATACACAAAATTATGTGGGTTTTATTGATAACTGGCAAACGTTCTGGCAAAGGCCTGGTCTTTTAAAAAGGGATGGGGATCATCCATCTTGAGAGGGCACAGCTCTTTTATCTAGAAACATGGCCTGCAGTCtaaatttttttcttcttccaaaTCATCCACATGAATCTCCTAGACCCTATACCAACAAAGTTATTGAAGGGGCTTCTGCCTGTTCTTTGTAAACCAATTGTTCACTGCCATGAGGTTATGTCCCCATATCTATTAAGACATCATGCCATTACTCAAGAAACCAAATTTGGATTCCACTGTCCGAGCCAATTATAGACCTCGTTCAAACCTCCCTTTTTTATCAAAGGTCCTGGAGGCATGTGTAATTCATCAACATTCTTCTTTACCCCAAGGATTGGTTTTGGGTCCTATgctcttttctttttacatgCTCCCTCTCAGAAATATCATAAGCAGACATGATATGATATATGTTAAATACCATTGTTATGCAGATGATACACaggtttatatatattttaagacaGGGGAAGCAGTCCAGCTAGCCCAATTGGAGAGGTTAAAGCTTGGATGACCCAAAGTTTTCTTATTGAATTCAGATTAGACTTATATACTGATAATAGGTCCCAAATCACTTGGAGATAATTTCCTGCAGTTTCCTGCAAAATAGATGGTTTCTCTGTTTCTGCCaaggcagaaaaataataataaataataataaaaaaccttGATGTGACTATTGATAATAATATCATCAGAGTGGCATTCTTCTACCTATGAAATGCATGGCCAGACAGCCTTCTCCATGCATTTCATCCTATTCCCTTGTTCCTGTGATATTGCAGTTTCTGGGGTGTTTACTGGAAGCTAACAGGTCTACCTTAAGAAGTGGGCAACCAGATGGTCTGACCACACACATTGGACTGTCGCTTCATGAGGGGGCCAACGACAGATCCCACATCATACATGCATTGGAACCATGCCTCAGGGGTCACGTTGTGGCCAAACCCATCCTTCTtcccaaatgtttccttttcacATGAATCAGAGCATTGAGTTTGAGATGCAACTGTACCTGGTGCGTGCAGTAAAGGCGTAATTCAGGGGAACTGCCAGCCTTAGTAGGTCTGGCAACCTTTTTGTCTATCATGATGGTCACAGCAAGGGCAGAGCCCTGTTAGAGCAGAGGCTAACCAATGGATTATTGAGGTCATTGGACATGCCTATACCTAAGCAATTACAGACCATTCCAGTGTATCTAACTCCTGGGCTGCCTTGAATGGCAAGTCACTGAATGATATATGCACTGACATATACCTTATCTTCACTAGGTTTAACGCAGCCTCTGCAGTTATAAGGTGGATGTTTCTTTGTGACTTGGTATGAGTCATCCAGTGCTATGCAAAATAGATATAGAACAAAAGGTACTCATGTAAAGTTGGTTCTATGAATTCCGGATGACAGAATTCGGGAGGTCCCTGTTCCAGTCTGGCTAGAAGAATCCGTGGAACAAGTATGCGGATGACCCAGGTACTTACGTCATCCGCCTCACAGGTGACTGTTATTATAAGATCTGCTATGCACCGTCCTCTGACAGCCATCTGGAATTCATAGAACCTTTGTTACATGCGTAGCTACATTTATTAGCTATGTTAAGGGCTTATTGAGATACCTGCCATGGTTCTGTTTTCAGACTATTTGTGCAGCCTTGATGGGGTGTACATGCCAACAGGTCATGTAGAGAATGAGCAACAGCATATACTGCTTTGTAAACATTGTTGGAGATTCTCAGCTCTGATACGTCAGTGTAATCATTTTCCAGTTCACTCAAGTTCTCAGATCCAGTGCATGGGGCAATGTGAGGTTTGTCATCTCTATTTCTGAGATAACACTGAAAAGCAGCTTCCCAAAAGTCTGTTACAACAGTATTATTTGGGTACTGGGATGGGTGAAGTTTTAATATAAATTCTTTGAAgccatttattttgcctttggtGACAGCAAAGCCAATAGATCCTTCCAGTACCCTGAAACTTGTTGGTGAGGCAAGATTGTTTGCTGTTATCCATCCTTCACTGCCAACCATTTGGAGACCAGTAACATTCTGAGAGGTCAGCTGCTCCAAAAACTTGCTCATTTCACCGCGACCAAGGAATGCTACAATTACCTTTGCAGTGCCTCTTCTGATAACATCTACAACCTTCTGTAATTTCTCTGGTTCTGCTAAGTGAAATTTTTCAGAATACTCAATGCAGATGCCTTCTTGTTGAGCAGCTTCTATAAATGTGGCCATCCCGTTGTTGCCATAGTCATTATCACTTCTCACAGCTCCAATCCAGGTCCAGCCAAAGTGCTTCACCATCTGAGCCAGTGCTCTGCACTGGTAATAGTCACTGGGAATGGTTCTGAAGAATGAGGGGAACTCTtttctgttgctcagacatgcacatgtTGCAAAGTGACTGATCTGAAAAAATAGGGGTCAAATATAttagaaaataaatcacatgaaaatgtatgcataattattattttttcattatttgagagcacaacttgtgtgtgtgtgtgtgtctatacactcagtgagcactttattaggaatttattagacttctttcttagacttattggtctcctgctgatgtagcctatccactcaatgttgagatgctgttctgcatacttctgttgtaatgtgtggttatttgcaatactgtcaccttcctgtcagcattgaccagtctgccccctctccacccacctctctcattagcaaggcatttttgccagcagaactgctgttcactggatgtcttTTGCATGAGTATCCAGGAGTATCTCAGATATTCCAACCACCATGGCCATTGTCCCACTCTTTGGCATTACTGCCCCTTTACAAATGCCAAGCCCTGGGGCTACGGTGGCCTTGCTGCCCCGCCCACACCACCTTCACTGATTTTGCAGTTTTCACCTATCCATTTCCCGTAAAATGTGCTGAACAAAGTGATTCTATTGAGATTCTAATTCATTTGTATTGGTCAATCAACTGAAGTGCTGCATGTGTCACCAAATATCTGTGACAGAGCGTTACGCGACATTAGTAGTGACTGGGAGTGACCGAGtaacactttacattacattacattacattacatttttggcttttggcaaacgctcttatccagagtgacgtacagttgtttacactaagcaggagacaatccaaaGCCCCTACTTTGACTTGCTGTTccatttatattgtatttcaaGTACATCTACTGTAGCTAATTCTACTGTATATAGTAGGGGTGAGCCGTTTCCGTATACAAGTAAGCCATTTAAATTATCCATTACTCGTACCCGGAAGTGGGCATGATCTAACCCGGAAGTGGTTACGAAccctgtttcattttttttaaccatgCCAAATATTTTACCTCTCTCACAAAtggatctctctctgtctcacacacacacacacaatagttaATAATTAATTAGCTGTATGAAATAATGCATTACTAAGAAAAATagttatattgtatattaaacAGGCAATAAtccttaattaattaattaattttcctATTTCAGTTCATTGAAAATCATggggtttttaaaaaatatattttttaggcctttttcagctttattggacagtatagtatagagagacaggaagaatgggagcgagagagaggggaagacatgcgacaaatgtcagacagtcggattcgaaccgccgacgtcgtggctcgcaatgagcatgcaggcagtgctctacaggctgcgccaccgagacacccagaaTCATGGGGTTTTTTTAATGCTAGGACGTCctcaattatttgtttttttaatgatcaaatagaatttattttgtttttttacttttagaaTCAAGTATCGGCATGGGCTTGCAAGACAAGATATTCGATGAATTTCTGTATCATTCAATAATGCTAATAATTTATCTGAGATATAGCAAAGAGCCACTCAGCCATACATCAAATAAGATCAGAAATGAATATGGCTCTGTTCTGACCAATGTTGTCAAATTTGAGGAAGtaatacaataattgtttttattcaaacctaagaaaagaaaaataaatataatgatttgtcatcatgagagagagagagagagagagagagagagagagagaggacatcatataccattacatttacaaaatagaAAGCCTCTGCTTAGGAGTGCCAAAATATTTGACATAACTCATTTCACTTGCAAATACAGTCAATTTGTGTGATGTACTCCCTGTTTTGGAGAACATACAAAGGAGTGATGGAACACTTACCACTGGAATCTGAAATAATCCAACAGTTGCTGCAATTGCAATGGCATTTGTCGAAATGGATGCCCCAATAATGGCCTGCACTACTTGTGGTGTGAAGCAAGATGTGTCAGACAGCGTTTCCTCATAACCGTTCATCAGAGCCATGGCTGCTTTTAGAGAGAATATTGGAGAGACACATGAATCATATATCTTGTATCCAAGAGATACACCTGGGAGAAGGTcggttttgttgtttatttcttcAGTGGCAAAGATCATGGTCTGGGCAAACCGGAATTCTCTGAAATGGCCTCTAGAAATTACAGAATTTATTATTGCTTAACATGCTAACCATTCAGAAGCTTTGCATTTTACACATAAATCAATTGTTATtgtataatattaaatatgtttGCCATCACCCTTCATTTAATTTGAATCCCATTAGAACATTATTTTGGAAGAACAACTAATCCAAAGAGCAGATAAATGATACGTAATCTCACCGTGAACACTTCAGTTGCTTTGGTTTGGTGTCAAATTTGATGCTTATTTTCCTGGGAATTTGGTGCATGGAAAAGAGCCCACCGATGTTGAGGTCTCCAAGTTGATAGAAGCTGGGCTTGGCTGCCCTCCCCAGTCTTCTGCATGGTGGTGTCTGTGCTGCCGCCCAGAGGACTGTCAGTGCCAGCAGAATGGTCTGCAGTGCCATCCCACTGCACATCTCAGATCCAGTACTGCTGTGTACCAGATTTAAATACAGCTGCTGGAATTAATCATTCGATCTGTGATTCTCAAAAGCATGAACAGGCGGAGCAAAGAAAGCAAGAAACTCGCTTCTGCATCATTCCAAGTGGGAATTACTCTTTTCAACAGCATAGGGTCTAAAAATATCTACTGgtccaaaataaaaacaaatcactcTGAAACTCCTATCACATGCATAAACTTCATTGTGTTTCCCTTTGAAGCACACAAAAATTGTGTTTCTTTGGGAAAATGTGCAATGATTATTAAACTAAAACagcataaaaacattacatCTTTCTTTGgagaaaaatatagaaataaaatttTGTCTTTTCTCATCGGACCAGTGCTGCATTAAATTGTTACATTTGTGTAGTCCCTAACCCAGTGCTTGCTATGAATTTTAATTGGATCGATTAGGATAGTGTTTTAAACcataatttcatgaaaatatgaaagaataCAGAGCTCAGGTTTAGCCTCTAATTAAGCTTTAAACCCTGAACCTGTCATGAGTCCCTCATTATCATGTCATTTCAAAATCATAACTGCCCATTGAGATATAacaatactctcaaattaatgGTGATATAGTGACATTGTGATTCTTttatttacaaattatttttaaataattatgttaTTTACAAATGTGTGGAGATCTTTGCTACTTTCACAGATGGAAATGGAACATTGCAATATTGTTCTTTTGGCCAATCAGTGACATTGCCTGTTCACAAAATCAAGGACTATCCATTATTTTACCAGGTAAATGGCATTCACACATGATGGTGCCAGTAATTGTTGATTCAACAAGCAGCTATTAAATGCTCCAAAAGAGCTGTAAAAGCAAGTCAAGAAAATAGCCAAAACATAGGCTATAGATCCAGTCAAGGTATGATGTTGTTCATTCTGGCTTAATATACAGAGAGGTTCACTAATATTTATGAAGTttgcattgaaaaataaatcataacatATTATGCCATATATAAATGTGCATATACACCTGTGATAAACTATTGCATTAGCTGCCATGGCAGAGAGAATGTGTACTGCCTAGCAACAGTAGTAAATAGGGCCGGCGATCATTGTTTTGGTATGTGTGCTACATTTCTTTCTGATATATGTATTCAAACAGTGAGGTTTACATCCCTATCGGGTgatctttttatacatagcccaccctattttaggggaccaaaagtaagaGGACAGTTCGCTTCTCAGCTGttcagtcaggtgtattcaagcgcttccttagtgcaggtatcagtatctagtcttttgattgcctttggagtctgttattggaggtggcacggatggcgcagtgggtagcactgctgcctcacagcaaggaggtcctgggttcgaatccccgtcggcccggggcctctctgtgcggagtttgcatgttctccccgtgtctgcgtgggtttcctccgggtactccggtttcctcccacagtccaaagacatgcaggttaggctgattggagagtcgaaattgcccgtaggtatgagtatgagtgtgtgtgtgagtgaatggtgtgtgtgccctgcgatggactggcgacctgtccagggtgtattcctgcctttcgcccaatgtatgctgggataggctccagcccccctgtgaccctgttcaggataagcgggttcagataatggatggatggatggtctgttattggtgtttgagGACCACAGTTGTCCTGTGCACAGTCAATGAAGCCACAATGAggctgagaaagaaaaaaaagtcagagaCAAACAATAgctcctcatgttgacaaatgaaaataacacaCTCCAATGGGAATCAAAATCCTAGCATGAAGacattcagtgatcactttattaggtagaccaatacaccagcttgttaatgcaaatatttaatcagcaaatcatgtaGCAACTAAACACGTGAAagtatgcagacgtggtcaagaggttcaactgtttttcaggccaaatatcAAAATTGGgacgaaatgtgatctaagtaactttgaccgtggaatgattgttggtgccagacagggtggtttgaatatctcagaaactgctgatctcctgggattttcaggcacaacagtctctatggtttgcagagaatttagcgaaaaacaaaagcatccagttagcagcagttctgtgggcataaacacgttgttaatgagagagatcatagggccagactggtcaggtgacaggaaggtgaccgtaatgaaaataaccattcattacaacagtggtatgcagaagagcatctctgaacacacaacatgtcaaacctctaagtggattggctacagcagtagaacatTTAATGTCTACagaataagtctaagaaataactAATATTGTTCACTGAGTGGATAAagatttcttatacctgcacaaagGAAAGGATTGAATACGCTTCACTAATCAGAAACGGCAAAGAAGCCAACTGTGCAATTACTTCTTGTTCCCTAAAATGAAGGGACTgtatataaaaagggatgcaattcctacatagatcacctgatatggttTCAAATAGCTTCAaaggcagtctgcactttaacttcatattcattgtttcatttcaaagccaatgtgctggagtataggGCCAAGGGattagaaattgtaccactgtccaaatacttccaTATATTGCAGTTGGAAGAATCAGCATTGTTTTGTATGCTTGATCCAGTAATGTGAAAGCTTTGTTTACCCTGAACTGAACATTTGTGTTTATGTTACCATGTTTTAAACCAGAAAAATGCTAGAGCAACTGTTTCGGAATGCTACATCTGgctctcattctcattcatgACACATGAATGCTAAAGTACTGGAATATCCTTGTCTAAGGCTTCATGTGTAGAACCACACAGCCTGTCATGGCCTatacaaaaatagtttttattgtGAGATAGAaagtaattgttttatttttattttctttgcattaTCTTGCATATTGCTGAATAAAGCTCATCACTGGAGATGCAGGGCCCTGTTCACATATCACAATTAATATTTGTTAGATTTACATGCATATATGACCTGTTTGAACAGATATTCATCCagtttaagaaatgtaaaattattttaagtttaagtttatCAATATTCAGGACAATAACTTAATTAGTTGTTTGTCACAATAGAAAGAACCACTTCTGGCCCGAGTGGTAGTTCTTTCATTATATATCTTGTGAACCTTATGCAAGGTAAGACACATAATTATTCCACTTATGGCTCTGTGGTCCAGTCCCCTAAATAATTATCTTGGGACAAAATGGTGGGGAAATCAC encodes:
- the LOC133108061 gene encoding extracellular calcium-sensing receptor-like, with the translated sequence MHQIPRKISIKFDTKPKQLKCSRGHFREFRFAQTMIFATEEINNKTDLLPGVSLGYKIYDSCVSPIFSLKAAMALMNGYEETLSDTSCFTPQVVQAIIGASISTNAIAIAATVGLFQIPVISHFATCACLSNRKEFPSFFRTIPSDYYQCRALAQMVKHFGWTWIGAVRSDNDYGNNGMATFIEAAQQEGICIEYSEKFHLAEPEKLQKVVDVIRRGTAKVIVAFLGRGEMSKFLEQLTSQNVTGLQMVGSEGWITANNLASPTSFRVLEGSIGFAVTKGKINGFKEFILKLHPSQYPNNTVVTDFWEAAFQCYLRNRDDKPHIAPCTGSENLSELENDYTDVSELRISNNVYKAVYAVAHSLHDLLACTPHQGCTNSLKTEPWQVLKALKKVNFTLGTGEKVSFDSNGDPIARYEVVNWQLAPDGAVEFRAVGYYDASLPPGQQFVMSPVSMVWAGGQEEKPRSVCSESCPPGTRKAVQRGRPVCCYDCVPCAEGEISNTTDSNDCSQCLDEYWSNAKRDQCVLKAVEFLSFQEIMGIVLVICSIFGVCFTAFVAALFFIKKDTPIVKANNSELSFLLLFSLELCFLCSITFIGRPSEWSCMLRHTAFGITFVLCISCVLGKTIVVLMAFQATIPGNNVMKWFGPPQQRLSVLAFTLIQVLICVLWLTISPPFPNKNMKYFKEKIILECDVGSAVGFWAVLGYIGLLSILCFVLAFLARKLPDNFNEAKYITFSMLIFCAVWITFIPAYVSSPGKFTVAVEIFAILASSFGLLFCIFLPKCYIILCRPEQNTRKHIMGKTDTKSQ